ATTTGCGCAATGGATCAGTTAGAGATATTTAAGGCGCTATCAAACAAAACCCGGCTGCAAATTTTGCAATGGCTTAAAGAGCCCGAGCTTAATTTTCCTTCCCAGCAGGAATATGGGTTTGCCAATGGCGTTTGCGTTGGTCAAATTCAGGCCAAGGCCGGGCTTACACAATCTACCGTATCAGAGTACCTGGCATTAATGCAGCGCACCGGGCTGGTTACGGCTACCCGTGTTGGGCAGTGGACTTACTACAAACGAAACGAAGAAGCCTTTGCAGCTTTAAGTAAACTGGTACAATCGGATTTATAATCAAGCATTTACAAAACACAAACTATACATGAGCACTAATAACACCTTGTTCAGGCCGTTTAGCCTGAAATCGTTAAATATCAAAAACCGCATAGTAATGGCACCCATGACGCGCTCATTTTCGCCAAACGGTGTACCAACTGCCGATGTTGCAGCCTATTACCGCAAACGCGCCGAAGGTGAAGTGGGCTTGATACTGTCTGAAGGCACAGTTATCGATAGGGTATCGTCATCAAATGATCCTAACATCCCCCACTTTTATGGTACCGAAGCTTTGGCCGGCTGGCAAGATGTGATTAACGGTGTGCATGCCGCCGGCGGCGCTATGGGCCCACAGATTTGGCATATGGGCATTATGGATAATCACCGCTCAGGCTGGGTGCCATCGCAGCCATTTGAAGGGCCGTCGGGCTTAAACAGGCCGGGGAACACCAATGGCAACACTATGACCGATGCTGATATTGCCGATACCATTGCCGCATTTGGCCGTGCTGCCGCCGATGCCAAAAGATTAGGCTTTGACTGTGTTGAAATTCATGGTGCGCACGGCTACCTCATCGACCAGTTTTTTTGGGATGGTACTAACCAACGGACCGACGTTTACGGCGGTAAAACCCTGCCCGAACGTAGCCGTTTTGCAGTTGAAGTAATTAAAGAAGTAAGGAAACAAGTTGGCGAGGATTTTGCTATCATCATCCGCCTGTCGCAATGGAAACCGGCCGATTATAACAACCTGCTTGCAAAAACCCCACAGGAATTAGAAGCATGGTTAAACCCGATGGCCGATGCCGGTGTGGATATTTTCCATTGCTCGCAACGCCGTTTCTGGGAAACTGATTTTGAAGGATCGGACCTTAACTTTGCAGGCTGGGCCAAAAAAGTAACAGGTAAAGCAACCATTACCGTTGGTTCGGTTGGTTTAGATGGTGAGTTTTTGGCTGCCTTTGGTGGCGCAAGCTCAAACCCAAGCTCGTTAGACGAATTGCTGCGCCGCATGGACCGTGGGGATTTTGACCTGGTAGCCGTTGGCCGCCCCCTATTGGCCGACCCACACTGGGTACAAAAGATCCGCGATAACCGCACCGAAGAGCTGAAAGGTTTTAGCAAAGAAGCTCTGGCGCAATTGGTGTAAACGCCGGTTAACCTGGTTTTATAAAACGGGCTATCCTTTGGGTAGCCCGTTATTGTTTATGCCCTATCATATCGATTTAGTGTGTGGCTCATTACTGCCCACCGGCTTACGCGCCGGGCCCCTGTTGAGAGCATTAACCTGCGGCAAAATTTCTTTAATCTCCCTCTCAATTTATAAGTGATTGTTTTTGTACCCCGGCTTGTTTCCGCATGCTTTGCTTTACTTTTTCGCGGTGTTGCTCGCCCCAGGCGCTTAGCTCGGCCAAAACATTTTTTAAAGTACGGCTGTATGCGGTTGCTTCATAAATAATGCTTACCGGGGTGCTGGGGTATACGTTACGCGTGATGAAATCATTCAGCTCCAGGTCTTTTAGTTCATTGGCTAATACTTTGGAAGATATGCCGGTAATTTCATGCTGAATTTCATTAAAACGTTTGGGCGATTGTACCAGGGAAAGTATCAAAGGCAGCTTCCATTTTCCGTTCAAAACGTACAGCGCGTCGAGCACGTTTTTAAGTGAGTGTTGGCACTCTGTCTTACCCGGAATTATTTCATTTTTAATCACTTTCATACATGCAAAGGTAATCACTTACCTGGATGTAACCGCTTACCTTTAGGTAACTACTAACTTTTTACCACCTGGTAACCATAGTTTTGCTTTCGATAATCCGGGAGGAAAAAAGCCTTTCCGCGTAAATACAAAAGCAAATTTATTATGAAACATATCCTTCATTTAAAGTCAAGCATCCAGGGTGCATCATCGTATAGCATTAAGCTGGGTAATGCCATCGTCACAAAAATTCAGGACAAATATCTGGGCAGTACCCTGGAAGAATTAAACCTGGCAGACATCGAAATTCCGCACCTAAATGCTGCCGAACTTCGCTCATTTTTTATTCCAAAAGATCAGCTGACGTCAGAAGACGTGGAATCCATCCGCCTGTCTGATGAACTGGTTAAACAGTTGTTTGCTGCAGATATCATCGTTATTGGCGCCCCGCTGATTAACTTCACCATCCACTCTGCCCTAAAGGCCTGGATTGATCATGTCACCAGGCCCGGGATCACTTTTGGGTATGGGGAAAATGGCCCTATCGGAATGGTAACCGGGAAAAAAGTTTATGTGGCCATGTCTTCGGGAGGTGTTTATTCAGAAGGCCCGGGAAAAGCCAACGACTTTGTTGCCCCCTACTTAAAAGCGTTCCTTGGTTTTTTAGGGATGACAGACCTGACAGTGTTCCGTGCCGAAGGATTAAAAGTTCCAGGCGTTAAGGAGCACGCTATGGAGCAAGCGCTTGACAGTATAAAAATTGATTAGCCATTTTGGGAAAATTGGGTAGCCTTAAAAACTTACAAAGCTATCCACGGTAGCCTTATCCAGAGCTGAAATGATTTAGCAAAGGAGGGTGATCCAGCCGTTGTAATAAGGTGAGACTTTCGAAGTTTTAGAAACTTCGCAAGTCTTTTGTCTTCCCAAAATCTACCATTACGACTGACTTTATAGTACTGCTGGGTTCTCTGCGAGAGACCCCGCAGGGATCGAAATGTTTTGCTCCGATGGAGCAGCTTGTAAATTCCTTAACTTAATAGCATTGGAGAGCCCCCGCGGGGACGGAAAACTTTTTAAAAATCGTAACTTGGAGCACTTAAATTGACCCCTTATCAAATTGAAAAAAATCGCCATCCTCCTATTCTTTGCTATAGTATTTACCTTAGGGCGAAACGGCATAGCGTACACAACAGCGTATAAGCCAAAAACAAAACAGCAAACCAACAGCGCGTTAACAGCCGACGACCGAAAAAACTATGTGGTAACCATTACCCAGGACCAAATGAAAAAACCGGTAAGTGCCAGCAACGACCCGGCTTTTCCAACAAAGGTAGTTTATCTCGACTGCGTGCTAAAAGTGACCAACAACTCAAACGACACGTTAAAGTACCTGAACAAATCATGCGCCTGGGCAGATATATTAAAAACAGATAACATCAAAATGCACATCTGGAAAAATAGCTGTAGCTTGGATGTTACAAATGTGAAAATTGTTGCCCCGCACAAATCAACAACTTACGCCATCACAGTAGTGTACAATAAAACTAAAATGAGTTCAAACACGCCTTTTAATGTTGGCGTAGGCTTTTCAAATTTGTAAATAAACAACAGCTTGCCACATTTGATGCGACAAAAAAATTCGCTGAAACCGGTGAGAATAATCTGATCTGGTCGAATACAGTTGTGATACCGCGATAGTTTTTGTAGGATGGGTGTTAAACGCTAAATGAATCAAGATGAATTACAATCAAACGCCATGGGATTTCGATGAAGCAATACATATAGAAGGCTATAAGATAAATTATGAAAACCTCCGCGAGATTGGCCAGGGTGCACCGGTAATAGGCGACTTACTGATTAATGGTAAACAAATGCCTGGATATGGATTTGGAGGGCCATTAATCTATCAAAACTTCAATTTGTACATACCGGCATATTTAAAAGAATCTTCTTTCGGTTGGGGCTTCAAATTAGGGATAGTAGATTTAAAAGACTTAAGTATCCGGATTTTTGGAGAGATGAACCACGTATTACACCTTGATAAAATAGAAAATGATCGCATTTATTATTTTATCAGTTGGGATAAAGTGAAGTACAATTATTATGAGGGTGTTATTAAATGATTTCAATCCAGCTTAGCTCAGGTATTGTGCGGCCGCATGCGGGAAGATCACTTGTACCTTTTTTAAACTAACCTCATCGTAAAATACAAGACAGCTATCGCTCAAAAATCGTCGCACAAGACCTGCGCCAGGTGGGGCATGTTGTTATTTGAATATCTTAAGGCTATCCGGCACAACAGTTGTATTGCAAGGTGGAAATAGAAAAACGGTTCCATCGCCAATTGTGCCACTGTTTGACATTAACCTGAATTTGCATTCTGACCGGGACAGCCAACTTCGGTGTTGTGTCGAATCTATTAAACATAGTTCAATGTCATACGCTGGCTTACCTTGTTGAACCCTGCTGTCAAGTTCTTTAATAATGATTGATTTATCATGCTGCAGAAAATAAAAACGATCTTTATCAACAGGTAGATCTGTTGTTGGTCGCTTTAAATCGTTTTCTATCTGTTCACTAAAAACGGGTACACTTTCGTTCCCTCTGATTACAAGAACACTGTCCCATGTAAAATTGGTTATCGCACCAAGGTCGAATCTGTTGTCATTTTTATTTTTTATTGCATTGACCTGCCCTTCGTCAATGGCATTGTAGAACTTCTTTTCGAAGCTGTCGCAGCCTGATAGTACTAAGATAAAAAGGATTAATACAGACCGTAAATGTTTCATTAATTGTGGTTATTTGCTGGCATAATTTACCAAATCTTCGCACTTATTGGAGTGGTTTAGTAAACCGCAAACATCAAGCATAATTAGATTGCCTCGTTCCTGACCATGATATATCTTATTTCCTGTCATCCTGAGGAACGAAGGACCTATCAGCTGTGCATGACCGACTGAAAAGTTTGCTAATAGATGCCTCGTCCCTCAGCATGACAGTCTTTTATTTGCCCCGTTGTTACCACAGTCTTAAATCCCGACGCTTAATTCTTGACGCTATTAAAAAAAAGTTGTAACATCGTATTACATCCTGCATCTAAATAAAAAAACAAATACAAAAAAAGCCAGCCGGCGTAACCCAAACCAAAAAACCGCCGTGCCGGCAAACAACTCATAAAATTATCATGAAAAAAATATTTATTGCACTTACAGGTTTAGTGGT
The genomic region above belongs to Mucilaginibacter sp. KACC 22773 and contains:
- a CDS encoding FMN-dependent NADH-azoreductase; translation: MKHILHLKSSIQGASSYSIKLGNAIVTKIQDKYLGSTLEELNLADIEIPHLNAAELRSFFIPKDQLTSEDVESIRLSDELVKQLFAADIIVIGAPLINFTIHSALKAWIDHVTRPGITFGYGENGPIGMVTGKKVYVAMSSGGVYSEGPGKANDFVAPYLKAFLGFLGMTDLTVFRAEGLKVPGVKEHAMEQALDSIKID
- a CDS encoding winged helix-turn-helix transcriptional regulator, with product MKVIKNEIIPGKTECQHSLKNVLDALYVLNGKWKLPLILSLVQSPKRFNEIQHEITGISSKVLANELKDLELNDFITRNVYPSTPVSIIYEATAYSRTLKNVLAELSAWGEQHREKVKQSMRKQAGVQKQSLIN
- a CDS encoding ArsR/SmtB family transcription factor gives rise to the protein MDQLEIFKALSNKTRLQILQWLKEPELNFPSQQEYGFANGVCVGQIQAKAGLTQSTVSEYLALMQRTGLVTATRVGQWTYYKRNEEAFAALSKLVQSDL
- a CDS encoding NADH:flavin oxidoreductase — its product is MSTNNTLFRPFSLKSLNIKNRIVMAPMTRSFSPNGVPTADVAAYYRKRAEGEVGLILSEGTVIDRVSSSNDPNIPHFYGTEALAGWQDVINGVHAAGGAMGPQIWHMGIMDNHRSGWVPSQPFEGPSGLNRPGNTNGNTMTDADIADTIAAFGRAAADAKRLGFDCVEIHGAHGYLIDQFFWDGTNQRTDVYGGKTLPERSRFAVEVIKEVRKQVGEDFAIIIRLSQWKPADYNNLLAKTPQELEAWLNPMADAGVDIFHCSQRRFWETDFEGSDLNFAGWAKKVTGKATITVGSVGLDGEFLAAFGGASSNPSSLDELLRRMDRGDFDLVAVGRPLLADPHWVQKIRDNRTEELKGFSKEALAQLV